The window TGTAATAGCTAAACTTTAGGTTTCCCAAAGATCTTTCAATTTATCCATTATACCCTTTTGATTTCCAAGCAACATTATTCTCTCAACATACTTTGCGAGTATATCAAACTCTATATTTACCAAATCACCATTCCTCAAAAATTTTAAATTTGTTGTCTCATAAGTAATAGGAATAACAGCAATAGAAAAACTACTAGAGATATCGTCAACCTCGTAAACAGTAAGACTAATTCCATCAACAGCAATCGATCCTTTATACACAACATACTTGATAAAGTGCTTAGGAACAGAAATTTTCAATTTATATCCGTCACCTATTTTATCAATTTCCATTATTTCCCCTGTAGTATCAACATGCCCTAAAACAATATGACCATCTAGAAAAGTACTAGGTGTCAAAGGTAATTCAAGATTTAGAATAGTTCCTTCTTTCAGAGTAGATACTGTACTTCTTTCAGACGTCTCATAACTTACGAAAAATTCTAAATTACCGTTTTCCTTGTTGACAACAGACAAACATACTCCATTAACTGCAATACTGCCACCTAAATAAGTAAAATCAAATATTTCTTTAGCTTTGACTACAATTTTACCCTGGTAGTTCCCATTAAGTCCCCTAACCAATACACCTGTATGTTTAACTATACCTGAAAACATAAATTGCTATCACTACTAAAAATTTTGTAATACTTTGTCAACCAAATTCATTCTATCAAAATTAGGATATTTATCTTTTATTCTTCTGTAATATACAATAGCTTCTTCTCTATCGCCATTCTTTTCAAGAGATACCGCAAGTTCAAATAAAGTTTCTGGTGTTTCTTTGACATTTACTGCTTGTTTATAAAAGCTTATCGCTTTACTAAAATCATTTTTCCTTGCATAGGATTTACCCAATCCGACAAGTGCCCTATACGAATCCCTAAACTTATCTCTCACTTTAGAATAATATTCTATAGCGTCATCATATAATCCTTCATTAAGCATGGCATCTCCCATACCTATAAGTGCATTGTAATCGTAAGGGTTTATCGAAAGTGCCTTCTTAAACAACTTTATTGCTTCAGCAGACTTATTCCTCTTGAGATAAACAAAACCTAGTCCAGCATAAGGTTCTGATAGATTCTGATTTTTCTTTATAATCTCTGAAAAAATTGAAGATGCTTTATCAATATCACCTTGACTTAAGTAAAGATTAGCAAGTGTTGTAAGTAAAAGTGGATCATCTTTATTTATCGAATACGCCTGCTCTATATACTTTCTTGCCATACTAGGATCTTCTTTAACAAATAGGTAAGAATTTCCAAGATTGTAAAGTGCTGCAAAATTTTTTGAGTTAATTTTAACAGCACTAGCATAAAATGGCATAGCCTTATCTGGCTGTCCTAGTTTATCATAAGTATTGCCTATCTTAACAAGCAAAGAATCATTATTCTTCTCATATTTATAAGCAGATAAAAAGTAATTAAGTGCTTTTTCATACTCACCATCAATATAGTATATAGTACCTAAATTAATATAAGGCTTAGAATAAGAAGGATTAACAGATATTGCTTGATTAAAAGCTTTTATCGCCTCACCTTTATCTCCAAGAACATAGTAACTCAACCCTAGATTATAATAAGCCTTGTCAAAACTTGGACTTATCTCAACTGCTTTCTTAAACTCTCTAACTGCATCATTATACATCTTCCTTGTATAATATATAATCCCCATTCTATATCGCATATCAGGATCATCTTCTCCCGACTGTAAAACTTTGTTAAACTCGTTTAAAGCATTATCATAGTCATTATTGTCATACAATATATTACCTTTAGTAAGGTGAGAGTACGGCTCATCAGGATTAGAAGACATAACTTCATTTGCTAATTTAATAGCTCTATCAGGATTTCCTTTACGATAGGTAGTATAAGATAAAGCTCCCTTTGCTTTAGAGTTCTCAGGATCAAGTTCATTCGCTTTCTCAAACCTTACGTGCGCATTGTTTATATCTCCCTTCCTTAAATATGTAATCCCATCTTTATAAATTTCCTCTGCTTGCTCTTTTTTATCCTTACCTTTTGTTTCTTTCAGTGGCTGAATAGGACTATCTTGAAACTGTCTCTCTTGAGATATGTCTGGTACCTCAACTTTAACCTTAACTTGCCTATTTATCATTTCTTCTTCCTTAATTCTTTTCCTTTTCATAACCTCCTTTCTCAAATTAGAAACTTCTTCATCACTAGGGTTTTCCATATATAGTTTATCAAGATAATCAAGAGCTCTTGAATAGTCACCTTCCTGAATATAT of the Brevinematales bacterium genome contains:
- a CDS encoding riboflavin synthase produces the protein MFSGIVKHTGVLVRGLNGNYQGKIVVKAKEIFDFTYLGGSIAVNGVCLSVVNKENGNLEFFVSYETSERSTVSTLKEGTILNLELPLTPSTFLDGHIVLGHVDTTGEIMEIDKIGDGYKLKISVPKHFIKYVVYKGSIAVDGISLTVYEVDDISSSFSIAVIPITYETTNLKFLRNGDLVNIEFDILAKYVERIMLLGNQKGIMDKLKDLWET
- a CDS encoding tetratricopeptide repeat protein — translated: MDFKKVSIIGFIGLLIIALLVVLFLIIRDGSSNRDKLISLAKIYIQEGDYSRALDYLDKLYMENPSDEEVSNLRKEVMKRKRIKEEEMINRQVKVKVEVPDISQERQFQDSPIQPLKETKGKDKKEQAEEIYKDGITYLRKGDINNAHVRFEKANELDPENSKAKGALSYTTYRKGNPDRAIKLANEVMSSNPDEPYSHLTKGNILYDNNDYDNALNEFNKVLQSGEDDPDMRYRMGIIYYTRKMYNDAVREFKKAVEISPSFDKAYYNLGLSYYVLGDKGEAIKAFNQAISVNPSYSKPYINLGTIYYIDGEYEKALNYFLSAYKYEKNNDSLLVKIGNTYDKLGQPDKAMPFYASAVKINSKNFAALYNLGNSYLFVKEDPSMARKYIEQAYSINKDDPLLLTTLANLYLSQGDIDKASSIFSEIIKKNQNLSEPYAGLGFVYLKRNKSAEAIKLFKKALSINPYDYNALIGMGDAMLNEGLYDDAIEYYSKVRDKFRDSYRALVGLGKSYARKNDFSKAISFYKQAVNVKETPETLFELAVSLEKNGDREEAIVYYRRIKDKYPNFDRMNLVDKVLQNF